One Nicotiana sylvestris chromosome 12, ASM39365v2, whole genome shotgun sequence genomic window carries:
- the LOC138883369 gene encoding uncharacterized protein: protein MESSSKTVKHVYVPPGTLAKGVRTELQSIGFSSDMNNLTHNDSLAPFGFDQILEGDTLFPHDEEEMQDTRRSKKTERNEWYKNVAGLKVGENVAPRSFDQTFEGDTLFPHEEEEMLGTQRSEIRLKVGENVAPPSFDQTFEGDTVLFPHEEEEMQGTHRSEIRFCESEKVKKLRGRNWCKNVAGLKVGENVAPPSFGQIFESNTDLFPHEEEEMQGT from the exons ATGGAATCAAGTTCGAAGACTGTTAAGCATGTGTACGTTCCACCTGGTACCTTAGCAAAGGGGGTGAGGACAGAGCTTCAGAGCATTGGGTTCT CTTCTGATATGAATAACCTAACTCATAATGATAGTCTTGCACCTTTTGGTTTTGATCAAATACTTGAAGGTGATACTCTTTTTCCTCATGATGAAGAAGAGATGCAGGACACTCGGAGAA GTAAAAAAACTGAAAGGAACGAATGGTATAAAAATGTTGCAGGACTCAAAGTTGGAGAAAATGTAGCGCCTCGTAGTTTTGATCAAACATTTGAAGGTGATACTCTTTTTCCTCATGAAGAAGAAGAGATGCTGGGCACTCAGAGAAGTGAAATAA GACTCAAAGTTGGAGAAAATGTAGCGCCTCCTAGTTTTGATCAAACATTTGAAGGTGATACTGTTCTTTTTCCTCATGAAGAAGAAGAGATGCAGGGCACTCATAGAAGTGAAATAA GGTTTTGTGAATCTGAAAAGGTAAAAAAACTGAGAGGAAGGAATTGGTGTAAAAATGTTGCAGGACTCAAAGTTGGAGAAAATGTTGCGCCTCCTAGCTTTGGTCAAATATTTGAAAGTAATACTGATCTTTTTCCTCATGAAGAAGAAGAGATGCAGGGTACTTAG
- the LOC138884358 gene encoding uncharacterized protein codes for MKFNHFSIDTSQENSDRQFIGWLKEKVAGLHKCNDSKKMTDLLSLSHGPMPYVTSHRSYLINGYRFRVKDYEKGLRTQNCGVVVVGETDEENKNIDYYGELTDILELQFIGGGRIALFRCTWFDVYDQEKGVKIYEYGFVSVNRHRF; via the exons ATGAAATTCAACCATTTTTCGA TTGATACCTCTCAAGAAAATTCTGATAGGCAATTCATTGGTTGGTTAAAAGAAAAG GTTGCAGGATTACACAAATGCAATGATAGTAAAAAAATGACAGATTTGCTCTCATTGTCACATGGTCCCATGCCATACGTGACAAGTCATCGAAGCTACCTTATTAATGGATATAGATTTCGCGTGAAAGATTATGAAAAAGGTTTGAGAACTCAGAACTGCGGGGTGGTTGTAGTTGGAGAGACAGATGAAGAGAATAAGAACATTGATTACTATGGAGAACTAACAGATATACTAGAATTGCAATTTATTGGTGGAGGAAGAATAGCTTTATTTCGATGTACGTGGTTTGATGTGTATGACCAAGAAAAGGGagtaaaaatatatgaatatgGCTTTGTAAGTGTTAACCGCCATCGATTTTGA
- the LOC138883370 gene encoding uncharacterized protein has product MIPDKQWMELIHDRLDNTYILGVENFLDYAFKILGETREIRCPCVKCCNAISGTHELVRSHLIVHGIVQNYILWYHHEERLGESSSDYEFVGDKINEEGDGGDELHEILRDLYPTFEGDNINNDGDGKFEEEPNIEAKRFYRILKDFEQPLYQDSKVSKLSTLVKLLHIKSIGNWSNTSFTMLLKPLKEDLLPDGSNLPYSYYEAKKLIRHLGLSYKKIDACKNDFCGASRWKEDKRSGETKFKSGKKIPYKILHYFSLKPRLQRLFMSSKISTLMRWHHDKRFDDGIMRHPADLITWKTFDELHQSFASEPRNIRLGLASDGFQAFGNSKTPYSI; this is encoded by the exons ATGATACCTGATAAGCAATGGATGGAACTTATTCATGATCGACTTGATAACACTTACATACTTGGGGTGGAGAACTTTCTGGATTATGCTTTTAAAATATTGGGAGAAACACGCGAAATACGTTGTCCATGCGTCAAATGTTGTAATGCAATTTCAGGAACACACGAGCTGGTTAGATCACATTTAATAGTACATGGAATAGTCCAAAATTATATCCTTTGGTATCACCATGAGGAGAGATTAGGTGAGTCTTCTTCTGATTATGAATTTGTAGGTGATAAGATTAATGAAGAGGGTGATGGTGGGGATGAATTACATGAAATTTTAAGAGATTTATATCCCACTTTTGAAGGAGATAATATAAACAATGATGGTGATGGGAAGTTTGAGGAGGAACCAAATATTGAAGCAAAAAGATTCTATAGGATCTTAAAAGATTTTGAGCAACCATTGTACCAAGATTCAAAAGTTTCTAAACTTTCTACTTTGGTAAAGTTGCTTCATATCAAAAGTATTGGTAATTGGAGTAACACATCATTTACAATGTTGTTGAAGCCCTTGAAGGAAGATTTATTACCGGATGGATCAAACTTGCCATATTCCTATTACGAAGCAAAGAAGTTAATTCGGCACCTAGGGCTTTCTTACAAGAAGATTGATGCATGTAAGAATGATT TTTGTGGTGCATCTAGATGGAAGGAGGATAAACGTAGCGGGGAAACCAAATTTAAAAGTGGGAAAAAGATACCATACAAGATTTTACATTATTTTTCTCTAAAGCCAAGACTTCAAAGATTATTTATGTCCTCGAAAATATCTACTCTGATGAGATGGCACCATGACAAAAGATTTGATGATGGAATAATGAGGCACCCAGCTGATTTAATAACATGGAAAACGTTTGATGAACTTCATCAATCTTTTGCATCCGAGCCTCGTAATATTCGACTTGGACTTGCTAGCGATGGTTTTCAAGCATTTGGAAATTCTAAAACTCCATATAGCATTTAA